The Ahaetulla prasina isolate Xishuangbanna chromosome 5, ASM2864084v1, whole genome shotgun sequence genomic sequence CTCCCTTATGCCTCTCTAATCTGGACTGTTTGAAGAGGTAACACTTGTACTATATCACATTATGCACGAACACAATTAACAGTCTTTGAAAATGCATACAAGAGTATATTTGTAGGTGTTAAAGATAtaaatacatgtatatgtatcaaCCATTAACAACAGTAAAAAACCACATCATTGAGTGCTGTATCATCAGCTATGCCCTGTGCATCCTCTACCCTTGTTCTCATCCCACATATACCATTTGAGGGGCAGCTCTCACTCCATGGGCCAAAATCACCCCTTGCAGTGCCAATGCCTTTCAACTTAGCACCATCACTGCATTTGAACTCGATGTTGTTAGCTGCTGTATCATCATTCAGTCCTTGACGTGGTTCCACTCTCAGAGAAAAAGAAACCAGGTAGCCTTTAGGGCAGAATAGTTTTCTGGTCCACTTTCCCCACctgccaaaaaagacaaagatagataagcatcttttagtgtctAAATTGAATACTTGTCATCAATCCAAGAGATTCAGGCATAATGGCTAAAATCTTGGGCTAGAAACCAAGTTAAAGTCTACTTTTTGCCATCATTGCCTAATTCTGGGTCAAAATTTGATACTCAACCTAATTCTTTGGtgctattgtaaaaaaaaaaagtgaagaaaaagtgtcttttgcaggggtgaaatctaaaaattttctctaccggttctgtgggcatggcttaattggtgggcatggcttggtggtcaggtgacccggtgggcgtggcttggtggtcaagtgactgaatgggcatggccaataataataaataataaaaataataaacaaagtatacaaaacttgggagtacaccagtctaccttctttaaaaatagaggcaccggtctactaaaaggcaattgcctttttttggaaggcaccagtctaccttctttaaaaatagaggcatcggtctaccaattgcctttttttggggagcACCTGggtttaccttctttaaaaatagaggcaccggtctactatctgcctacagcgctgatcagctgtagtgcggccctttgaagcaccgcggcagtcatttaaggccgtttgcagctatatcaccactgagagcttcagggacagagaagaggaacagcgaggcgtgggcagtggtggtgggggggcagggatttttactactacccgcccccatcgctactggattgcacgatccatccgaaccgggagcatttcacccctggtcttttgGCATCTGGCATAAACTGCTAGGAAAAATGGGATATAGAATTCTTCCCTTGACCTCTTTCCCAAGACTTCTCCTAATCCATGTCGTGTTCAGAATCCATTACAGCAGAGCTTTCTCATACCGAAAATTGTCTTACAGTATTCTAACCACCATTTCCCCTGAAATGGAAAACCTTTTCCTTCTATTAcccttgaatgaatgaattaccCACTAGTGAAGAAGTGAGTCATTATTCAGCTAGCAAGTCCCCTGTGGAAATTCAGTGCCTGATTTTCTTATTGGAAGTCTGAGTTCTATCTCAGTTTCCCTTGTTACTTTACACCTGGCGTTCCACAGGAAAACAGAATTCTTCCTctagctgccatgtggcccttctcCATGTTCTATTTGGGGAAAGAGGATTGTGCAATAAAGAAAGTTGAATCAACATCTCATATGTCCAATGCTGTCCCTATCCTGTCCTAATTTGAGGCACTTTGATTGCCGATTGATTTGCAATCAAATAATCTGATAAATAGGTAAAAGGTATTACAAACGATACACAGTTACTGTTGACTAGGAATCTGGAGAAAGCCTAGAAGGTGTGTACATGCAGAGGTTTCCATCATCCCTACAAACTTATTAAGTCATGGAAAGTCACCAGGCGAACACACAATGTCCTGAGACACCCGAGAATCTCCAGTGTCCTTAAGAAACCACCCAAAAGTACAAAAACTATCAAGAATATCTCTAgctaattttgaattaaaatgaGAATTGCCCacaagtatttgaagggctgaaaTGCAAAAAAGGGGAAGGTTTCTACAAGAGGATACAAGAAATAATGAATTTAAATTATGAAGATTTTCCTAATCGCAAAAGAAACAGGAATGGGCCACTTTGCTTGAGAGATTGTAGACTCTTTCACTGTAAACAGTGATTTAAACAGATATTGGATGGCCAGGGAATTGAATCTCAGTTTTTAGATAGTCATGGTGCTCTTGAATAAGGCTTAGATCCCAAGGTCCATTTGTCAATGCTAGGAGCGAACTATCTCTCAAGTTGTTCCTAAGCTATGAAAAGACTCTTCAGCACCTTTGCTGCTTTCAAAAAAGGCCTATATTTCCATGCAATAAAGATTTTTCATTGCACATACTTACCGCAGCAAGAATCACATTCacaaaaaattggaaacaaaaaaatGTACCCTCAGACGAAacagtaattaggaaaattctagaatgcaCAGAGATGAATAAAATGactatggatatatatatatatatatatgcaggttttggtatgtttgggttttttcccatgtaaggttgaaagtatttaggcaacgtttcaatgaggtctcactcatcatcttcaggctggagtttttggctttcttCTTATGTTCTTATATGTTGGAGTAATGCAATTATcctactattgagtagtaaatagaaatgatagaatagagaactacaaaagcaaaaaacGTAAGTCGTacgaaatgctgtaaaattaccatttATGCTATGTAATGTTTAATACGTTCTGTCTTGACAtgtcttgtttttatacatgtgtgagagttttttgtgttgtttttaaagacaaactgcttaataaaaattatttttttaaaaaaagatttttcagtGGGAGTTAACTTGTTTATAAGTAGTATAAAGGCTCTTAATCAACTTTTAGCAGCTCAAGCAGCTCATAAGGTATACAAGGAAGATATAAAAGCAAACCAATGCAGGGGCTTTATTTGATTTTACCTCTGGACATTGaatatagaatatcagagttggaagggaccttgcaggtcttctagtaatAAGGAAGACAAATAGATTCATGAACTGTACAATGGGAGAAGTATGTGGGAGACTAAAGTCCACAAAGGGTTTTGTTGGAGTAAATGCATGCTAGGGAAGAACACATTAGTTACACCACTGCACAACTCAGGAATACAAAAATCTCTCATCCATGTCTCAGCATCAGCAGGTCATTTAGAGAGGTCATCTCCTCTCCCAGTCTTCATGACAAGGAAATGAAATATGATAAGAAAATCAGTTACTCACGGTCCAACTCTAGACTCAATATCTGTGTCATCGTCACAGTACAAGCGGATTCCATTCAGACCTGTATGGTCAAAAGTCAAATCGCCTTTTTCCACCTAAGAAAATAGGACCTTGATAAAGTTCTAGATCAGCCTTTCTCCCCTTGCTGGCCTTCAGATTTCAATTCTCAGAAATGCCAAGATTTACCCATAAATATTGGAAAATGAATTGGATCAAGATTAGATCTACCACACAATATTCCACTCCAAATTTAATACACCAACACAATTACTTCTTGATTACCTTTCTTGAAAGATAAGCTGAAGAACTAATTTCAAGAGAATATTTATAAGTGAAGGAGCATCAGAAAAGTAAACTTTTACCTTCAGGGCAAAGCCCTTAGCATAGCCAGAAGAGCAAAACGAAATTGGACCCCATTCACCCCAGGTACCCCCATTTGGCACACTGAGCACGGACGAATGTTTTCGAGATTCGGTATTCCACAGGCAGCAGGAAATAGTCAAGAGAAGAATAGTGCCGGCAGAGAGATCCATGGAAACCATCCTGCTTCTTGAAACAGAAAAGTCTTCAGAAATTGTAGCATCCTAGAAACCAGAAATCAGTCATAAAGTATCCGCAGTACCACCCTTATGAAATCATGCTTTTCAGTTCTTTCGTTTTGTGGCTTCCCATCACCTTTTATTCCAGGGAACTGCCTGGATTCGATCATTGCAGTTTTCCTGGTAAGATTTTACAAACGGTTTGTCGCTGCCTCCTTCTGCCTAGAGTTGAGATACCTAAGTCATGACTAGAGCACCAGTCAGTCCCCAGCCTGCTGTCATAACCAAACCTCCACAATTAGCAGCTTAGAGGATTTCTGGGTTATAGTAAGAAACCAGAAAGTGAGGTTAACAATAAACTCAAATACATAATTTTCTTAAACTCGCCAATTCCTACAAAATCAGTCTGAGTTGCTGAGCTGATACTGAGAAAGCTATGCAGAAACACAATTTGTATTATTTCCATCATTTGTACAATTTGTTGCAAGCCAAAATGCGTACCATCCTTTCTGTTCATCTCCTTAAAGTAACAAAAAGGTGTAATTAGACAGGTGGTACAACTTTGATATTTGCCTTTTACATACAAACAGAATCTAACTTTGGAATGAGAgatgaaagcagaaaaaaaaatgaaagctggaaaaaaaatgaggaatGAGCCCCTGAATGGAaggagtaaaaataaataaataagtaagtaatttTCCCGGCCCCTTTCATTGACTAAATCCTGTTTGGGGCTCTATGAAAATGTCTAGAAATTCTAGAAGGTCAGTTTGCCTTCTGAGTCGTGGGTTGTATTGGTATTAGTCTTGCCCACATGGCCATCACTTTGTACAAAGGGGAGATTGCCAAGCCAGCCACTTTGTTAGTGTACCCTTTAAATGTTTTCAACATTCAAAATTGTCATAAGCACCAAAAGATTGTCTTTTGCTCCCTTAatgttttttctcctttcttactTTTCTCTTTCACACTCTATAGACTCCTTAGCCTTgtctttttctttgctttaatttctcagtctctccttccttctgaaATGCGAAAGGCGTCTCTCACTTTTATGTTCACTTAGAACACTTACTTAGAGCAAGAACAAGTTAGTCATATTCCACTAAAacactacctgtattttctaCTCTTCCAAACAACTAGAGGTATGTAATTCTGACTTAATCTCCCCTGATCTCCTTTGATCTCTGTACTTAGAGCAAGAACAAGTTAGCCATATTCCACTAAAACCACCTGTATTTTCTACTCTTCTAAACAACTAGATGTATGTAATTCTGACTTAATCTCCCCTGATCTCCTTTGACTGCTTTCTGTAGCTATACTTACCGTCTTCCTGCAGTTAATTTTCCTACAGCCAGAGTGGGAAAGCCTTAAATGGAACTGTTTGTAGGCAGGACAGAAGTAGGGGCAGGGACATGAAACCTGATTACCTTCGGTATCCTTCACTGGATGGagccaggaaattaaaaaaaaaaaaaagattatggttGCTGTCTGAAAATAAGgtcaaatttatttgcattttattttaatccaCTGAATGCTTAGGTGATGCTTAATTTAATTATGTTTATTAAAGATGCTGAactataaaaactataaaaacaagCTTTTCAGTAGCCATGGGCCACACTTAACATCAGGAAGAGGATTGACAAGCCCCATATTGAGCATGATAGTGGTGAcgctgatggtgatggtgataaggatgaggatgaggatgaaaaACGATTATTTGTGAAATAGAATCTAGATATATTTTTTAGAGTGTTGTTTATTGTAGATGTTTATTGTTTGGTATATTGTTAGAACTCAGACTATTAATTTCACTCACAAAATAGTACATAATGAGATTTTATATATTTCCACCCTTGAAATGATAGGAAGTCAAGATGCTAATTTTTAATAATTACTGTCAGAAGAGACTTGGGAATGATGGGGAGGGGGCATGAATTACTTACTTCTGCAATAAGCTATAGTTTGTGCAGCACAACAGAAGTTTACATAGCGCTAACTGAAACAAACCATATTATGGATTACTGCCATGTAGCTCGCCAGCCATTTGAAAgaatcaatttctttctttttactaaaTTGAGCAAAACACACAATGTTGTAcatgtggcattgagggaagacAACATTATTAACCATGTGTCCATGCTAATCACATTATTGCATAGTCATTCCAAGAAGAGCTGCAGAGATGCAGCGGACTCAACAACTGTGAATGTGTGGAATGTGTTTTTgctagaaaacattttttaaaatgtttaaactttCACATTTTCAAAATTACAAACTCTCTTAGCCCATTAAGTTCTTAATTTTCAAAAATGTacccatttttatttaataatttgtttATATTGATCTCACATAGTCTTGCCACCGTAACCATTCCATTCAACAATTTGCATAACAATATGTCTATGTGGGTCTTTTACTCCAGAAATGTTAACCAGGAAGTTCTACTGACTCTACATTTACTGTCTTTAAGTTTTGAAATTGATTATTTAGATGGATCTAAAACAAATGCTGAAACTGCtcaaaatatgctttttaaactGATTGCTGAAACTAATTTCTAAAGTGATTTCTGAAAATTAACTGTTAGAACGAATTGATGAACTATATCATAGTGAAATAATAATGCCATGGAAAGTTTTTCTAATCAGTTTTAGTCAATCTGCCATATTCAGTGTAACTTATGACCTGAAGAGAACATGTCCTAATGTCTTGTTCCAAGAATCATTGTGGTTGAATTGCATCAACTTCTGCAGAAAACAGCCTAGCAAtggtgttagaatagaataaaataaaataacagagttggaagggaccttggaggtcttctaatccaaccccctgcttaggcaggaaaccctacaccatctcagacagatggttatccaacatcttcttaaaaacttctagtgttggagcattcacaacttctggaagcaagttcttccactgattaattgttctaactgtcaagaaatttcttctcagttctaagttgtttctctccttgattagtttccacccattgcttcttgtcctaccctcaggtgctttggagaatagcttgacttcctattctttgtggcagcccctgagatattggaacactgctatcatgtctccccaatccttcttttcattaaactagacatgcccagttcctgcaactgttcttcatatgttttagcctccagtcccctaatcaacttttttgctcttctctgcatgctttctagagtttccacatcttttttacatcgtggcaaccaaaatgggatgcagtattccaagtgtggccctaccaaggtattataaaatagtattaacacttcacatgatcttgattctatccttctgtttatgcagcctagaactgtgttgagttttttggcaactgctgcacactgttggctgatatataaatggttgtctactaggactcgaagaaccctctcacagttactactattgagcaaggtaccatatatactgtacttgtgcattttggaggaatttttttgcctaaatatagaaccttccttttttcatcatttaatttcattttgatagATAGCACCCAATCCTCAAGTCaatcaagatccttctatatcttaagcctatatcttctggagtgttggctattcctgccagcttggtgtcatatgcaaatttgatgagttccccgtcTATCTCTTCATCCAAATgattgatgaaaatgttgaagaatactgggcctaaaacagagctgtggggtactccactgcatacttccctccatgtggatgtagttccattgaggactacacactgagtgcggttggtcagccagttatgaatccatgtggtggtaatgctgtctaacccacatttttctactttatccagTTGTAGGTTATGGTCTCAAatgcaagtaaattatatcgacagtattcctctggtccacaaAGAAAGGCATTGATTTCTGACTCCTTTTGGGGCAGCAAAATAATACAATAggatcaaacctcaacttttactTTTGCAtagtagtataaactagccatttctatgaaGCAAGCctgtctaatcagtaaaacccaacatcaaatttcctttttttttctctaactCAAGCccaaagtccagaagcagtttccaagtagaaacaaaagtcatgtgtttttttctttaatcaaagcaatccatttatccatctctgctaactccatcaacttttgcagccatttatCCATTTTGGGAATCAaagtatccttccatttttgtgcataaagtaatcttCCTACTGTCAACTTACAGTATATATGTCAACATACATAACACCAAAGCTCCAATTTTTCCTCTTCCATtaaatccatttctttctttctttctttctttccttccttccttccttccttccttcctttcctttcctttccttttctttctttttactaaaTTCAGTAAACTACTGAATGTTTTTgctggaaaagaagagaaaaatggtGTAAAATATCCTGGAAAACTTGCACATTTTCAAAACTAAGCCCATTAAGTTcttagttttgaaaaaaaatacacgtttatgtatttaatattttttttcttcttatctcaTGTAGTAGTGGTTCCTCTTATATAGGagacgtgatggcacagtggttagaatatagtattgcGGCTAATTCAGCTcagtgccaggagtttgatcctcacaggctcaaagttgacgcagccttccatccttctgaggtcagtaaaatgaggacccagattgttggggacaatcttGCTCTAGAGGTATGGTGTCTATACAGGTCCTCCGGAAGAGTTAACCAAGAAATTCGATTAACTCTACATTTACTGTCTttcagttttgaaatggattatctAGGCGGATCTAAAAACTAACTGCTCAAACTACGTTTTTTAAACAAGTTGCTGAAACTAATTGCTGAAATGATTTCTAAAAATTAACTGTAAGTATAAATTGCTTAACTATCTCATGATGAAAGTAATAATCTCATGGAAACTTACTTTTATCATGATAAGTCATATTTAGTGTAGCCTATGACCTGAGAACATGTCCTAATGTCTTGTTCCAAGAATCATTGTGTTTGGATTGTATCAACTTCTGCAAAAAAACAGCCTCGCAATTGTATTAGCCATGAAGAGTAGACAATCACCAAAACATTTTGATGGCAAGTGAAGAGGGTGAAGAAGTACGTGGGGCCAGGAGTGTGTGGTGTTATTTTGCTAACAAGGGATGGGAAGGGGAAGGATTGAAAAGTATTTTCTTTATGATgcaaaaaagcaaaggaaagtcTGCTTTTATTTCTTAAACAAGAGTCATTAATGTGCAAACCAATCCTCTTGGATCTTCCTCAAGCACTTTGTCTTTCTGCATTCTTTAACTGTTCAACAAACTTCAGTACACTGGAGTACTTAAAGTATAGctttgagcagtggtgggattcagccagttctcacctattcgggagaaccggttgttaactttctaagcagtttggagaaccagttgttggaagaaatcttattttgttttttcccattttacagggctaatcctgtaaggcaggcatgaaggaaacattctgatgtTTCTAGCcgaatctttattgccctgcttacataaactgcctctctggttaacccttattacattgtaacagctaaggcaaagcacccatcaatgtaagtgatgttgagttggccacacccacatggtcacatgactaccgAGCCACActtatccagctggtcattagggcagagaactggttgttaaattatttgaatcccatcactggctttGAGGAATCGCTTGCCTCAGAGTCTTGCTTGGTTGGgattgttacttggaaccctgacacctaccTTAGTTCCTAAACTCACTATGGCCTCAGCCACCCTCTTTGCATTATTTATCTCCTTGTTCTCCAGACTCAAATGTCAAATTCTGTCAAactatgtttttaaaagtacacACCCAATAATTCCCCCCCAAATTAAAAAGGTGCTGTGCATTGGTCAAAATTGTTTCCAAAAATATGGGAGTGAAAAGTTTCTtccatcttttttatttctttatgataATGCTTTATGTTATATTGTCCTGAGGTTTGGTCCTCAAAATGACAGACAGTAATTCTTCTGATTTTCAGTACTTGTGACTGGAGTAATTAATATGCAAACTTATTCTCTTGGATCTTCCTCAAGCATTTTGTcttgaagttgaaagattatgattATGTACCGTATATCTAAATAATATTAGTGGTAGTACtgtgtttaaaatatattgacccagacaatacactgttcccCAAGCATTTATGGATGTTAAAgaataaactatttaaaaaacctatttaaaaaaaataataaaataataatggccTGGATTGATTgtaagaaagcatttgattctgTTCCGCACAGCTGGATTCAGAAACGCTTAGACATTTTGGAATGCTGAATATCTAACTTACAGTAGAtactataaataccacacacagactagcgcacactctgctagagagaagttccctgaagatgggctccagcacaagtctgaaagtttggAAGACAAAAACCTCTGTCCCagagaccaacccagattggatctttcaatttcatcctgggacacatatattcggCAGCAAAAATAACTGGGAACatcaagttgacaaagtccttgaAAATGAATCATGCAGAAGAACTTCTATGCATACAAGAGTATATTTGTAGGTGTTAAAGATAtaaatacatgtatatgtatcaaCCATTAACAACAGTAAAAAACCACATCATTGAGTGCTGTGTCATCAGCTATGCCCTGTGCATCCTCTACCCTTGTTCTCATCCCACATATACCATTTGAGGGGCAGCTCTCACTCCATGGGCCAAAATCACCCCTTGCAGTGCCCAAGCCTTTCAAGTTAGCACCATCACTGCATTTGAACTCGATGTTGTTAGCTGCTGTATCATCATTCAGTCCTTGACGTGGTTCCACTTTCAGAGAAAAAGAAACCAGGTAGCCTTTCTCGCAGAATAGTTTTCTGGTCCACTTTCCCCACctgccaaaaaagacaaagatagataagcatcttttagtgtctAAATTGAATACTTGTCATCAATCCAAGAGATTCAGGCATAATGGCTAAAATCTTGGGCTAGGAACCAAGTTAAAGTCTACTTTTTGCCATCATTGCCTAATTCTGGGTCA encodes the following:
- the LOC131200146 gene encoding vitelline membrane outer layer protein 1-like, with protein sequence MVSMDLSAGTILLLTISCCLWNTESRKHSSVLSVPNGGTWGEWGPISFCSSGYAKGFALKVEKGDLTFDHTGLNGIRLYCDDDTDIESRVGPWGKWTRKLFCPKGYLVSFSLRVEPRQGLNDDTAANNIEFKCSDGAKLKGIGTARGDFGPWSESCPSNGICGMRTRVEDAQGIADDTALNDVVFYCC
- the LOC131200095 gene encoding vitelline membrane outer layer protein 1-like, coding for MVSMDLSAGTILLLTISCCLWNTESRKHSSVLSVPNGGTWGEWGPISFCSSGYAKGFALKVEKGDLTFDHTGLNGIRLYCDDDTDIESRVGPWGKWTRKLFCEKGYLVSFSLKVEPRQGLNDDTAANNIEFKCSDGANLKGLGTARGDFGPWSESCPSNGICGMRTRVEDAQGIADDTALNDVVFYCC